One genomic segment of uncultured Desulfobacter sp. includes these proteins:
- the gspF gene encoding type II secretion system inner membrane protein GspF has product MAVFEYNGLTASGRKKSGIIDAENPDAAQDNLKQKGIFPTSILRIESGAGRIKIEKGAPRRKTFNLPPLFSSVKSSEVTMITRQLATLLAAGFPLLKAVATLVPQTKSKTFKRVLSRVKDAIEEGNSFADALGAHPQVFSAVYINMVKAGEASGTLEVVLERLADFSEKREDTKKKVQASLAYPVFMAVIGFLVLVFLLTFIVPNITKIFTDMNHELPMPTQMLLGISGMVKAWWWLIIPAPFFAILCLYGIRKTDRGGRILDRIILSLPVSGNLTRQLIASRFSRTLGSLLDNGVPLLTALGITKTISGNRVIAELIEKCAQTVEQGGSLGSILEKSSAFPDLAAQMIKVGEKSGEMEKMLEKLAELFERNVQTAITAATSIIEPLIILIMGLVIGFIILAVCLPIFEINQLIG; this is encoded by the coding sequence ATGGCTGTTTTCGAATATAACGGGCTAACTGCTTCCGGCAGAAAAAAATCAGGCATTATAGATGCTGAAAACCCCGACGCAGCCCAGGATAATTTAAAACAAAAAGGCATTTTCCCCACCTCAATCCTTCGAATTGAATCAGGGGCAGGCCGAATTAAAATAGAAAAAGGGGCACCCAGGAGAAAAACCTTTAACCTGCCGCCTCTTTTCTCTTCTGTAAAATCTTCGGAAGTCACCATGATCACACGCCAGCTGGCTACGCTTTTGGCAGCAGGATTCCCCTTACTCAAAGCCGTTGCTACCCTGGTACCCCAGACCAAAAGCAAAACGTTTAAGCGGGTTCTGTCCAGGGTCAAGGACGCCATTGAAGAGGGCAACAGCTTTGCCGACGCTTTAGGTGCCCACCCCCAGGTATTTTCTGCGGTATACATCAACATGGTCAAGGCTGGGGAAGCCTCCGGCACCTTAGAGGTTGTGCTGGAACGGCTGGCCGATTTCAGCGAAAAAAGAGAGGATACAAAAAAAAAAGTTCAGGCGTCCCTTGCGTACCCCGTATTCATGGCTGTCATTGGTTTTCTTGTACTCGTCTTTCTTTTAACCTTTATTGTCCCCAATATTACAAAAATATTTACGGATATGAACCATGAGCTGCCCATGCCCACCCAAATGCTTCTTGGTATCAGCGGCATGGTAAAAGCATGGTGGTGGCTGATAATTCCCGCACCGTTTTTTGCCATATTATGCCTTTACGGCATCCGTAAAACAGACAGAGGAGGGCGTATTCTTGACCGAATCATTTTATCCCTGCCGGTTTCCGGCAACCTGACCAGACAACTGATTGCATCCCGATTTTCCAGAACATTAGGGTCTTTGCTTGACAACGGGGTGCCGCTGTTAACCGCCCTCGGCATTACCAAAACCATCTCCGGCAACCGGGTGATTGCCGAATTGATCGAAAAGTGTGCCCAAACAGTGGAACAAGGCGGCAGCCTTGGTTCTATTCTGGAAAAAAGTTCAGCCTTTCCGGACCTTGCGGCCCAGATGATCAAGGTGGGGGAAAAAAGCGGTGAAATGGAAAAAATGCTGGAAAAATTAGCAGAACTGTTTGAAAGAAATGTTCAAACAGCCATTACAGCTGCCACCTCAATTATCGAGCCTTTGATCATTCTTATCATGGGTTTAGTGATCGGATTTATCATCCTTGCGGTTTGTTTGCCTATATTTGAAATCAACCAGTTAATTGGGTGA
- a CDS encoding ARMT1-like domain-containing protein → MESYEIEPKPVNTDPDQDAWFTAFFLENHIDPFAYPIEVGSREQVEFMVYPENNERFYPCSETMFNAIMSRKRPRFLSNRYRDVLDKIFAIIKEFIDSEYDRAFLSRLIQIKYDNEIQSRLLIPSRLEKRLYKIFLTRTHIEDPYKNQKKRENDRAYRFMGSESFKKALNEVDGAIDNMKGLTLEQVKAKINEIEFTRRLSLLTASALWQDDNFKVPSTSAIKTLLNVKITGNGMERLLELVNAPKSKILWLAGESGDVVADIAIAQFLANIGHIVILAVKENPFFKKICLNDTRTDPVLVKALEQAHFIHDKAISKNKLLQRLKRDEHLYVISDGTQEALNLLLVSTTFSRVFKEVDCVVTRGPKQRNRMIQTHFRFTRDVINICEKNKRLDIVFKPRHPDFIIFSHTDLEGKANKIISEMKQAKNKKMTVMFYSGIIGSIPGKIDVAKKIMNRFVEHLKNQSDNLFIINPSSYYEPGMDADDLMYMWEIVQRSGYIDIWRFQTSEDIAQSFKIMEQKVPPEWIGKDATYSTGCTKEMRIAQQVQKENPEMQLIGPAVDKFMRRDEYGVGSMYDQRLGGVPERRRSDRRKSGRRE, encoded by the coding sequence ATGGAATCCTATGAAATTGAACCTAAACCCGTCAATACAGATCCGGACCAGGACGCATGGTTTACGGCGTTTTTCCTTGAAAACCATATTGATCCATTTGCCTATCCCATAGAAGTCGGATCCCGGGAACAGGTTGAATTCATGGTGTATCCGGAAAATAACGAACGGTTCTATCCCTGTTCCGAAACCATGTTTAATGCAATTATGTCCCGGAAAAGACCAAGGTTTCTGAGTAACCGTTACCGCGACGTGCTCGACAAAATTTTTGCCATTATCAAAGAATTCATTGATTCGGAATATGACCGTGCGTTCTTATCCAGACTGATACAAATAAAATATGATAACGAAATCCAAAGCAGGCTGCTCATACCCTCCCGGCTTGAAAAACGCCTGTATAAAATTTTCTTAACCCGCACCCATATAGAAGACCCTTATAAAAACCAAAAAAAAAGGGAAAATGACAGGGCATACAGATTCATGGGCTCGGAATCCTTTAAAAAAGCGTTAAACGAAGTTGACGGCGCCATTGACAACATGAAGGGATTAACCCTCGAACAGGTTAAGGCAAAAATCAATGAGATAGAGTTCACACGACGGCTCTCCCTTTTAACGGCCTCCGCCCTATGGCAGGATGACAACTTCAAGGTTCCCTCGACTTCGGCCATAAAAACCCTGTTAAACGTCAAAATTACAGGCAACGGCATGGAACGGCTTCTTGAATTGGTCAATGCACCAAAATCAAAAATTTTGTGGCTTGCCGGCGAATCCGGGGATGTGGTGGCAGACATTGCCATTGCTCAGTTTCTTGCAAATATTGGCCATATTGTAATCCTTGCGGTCAAAGAAAACCCATTTTTTAAAAAAATATGCCTGAACGACACCCGAACAGACCCGGTTCTTGTCAAGGCCCTGGAACAGGCCCATTTCATCCACGATAAAGCTATCAGTAAAAACAAGCTGCTCCAACGCCTGAAACGGGATGAACATCTGTATGTGATATCCGACGGTACCCAGGAAGCGCTGAATCTTCTGTTGGTCTCCACCACCTTTTCACGGGTCTTCAAGGAGGTGGACTGCGTGGTGACAAGGGGACCGAAACAAAGAAACCGGATGATCCAAACCCATTTCAGGTTTACCAGGGATGTAATCAATATCTGCGAAAAAAACAAAAGACTGGACATTGTCTTTAAGCCCAGGCATCCTGATTTTATCATTTTCAGCCACACGGATCTTGAAGGAAAAGCCAATAAAATTATTTCTGAAATGAAGCAGGCCAAAAATAAAAAAATGACTGTAATGTTCTATTCGGGTATCATCGGTTCCATACCCGGCAAAATTGATGTGGCAAAAAAAATAATGAACCGTTTTGTTGAACATTTAAAAAACCAGTCCGACAATCTTTTTATCATTAATCCTTCTTCATATTATGAGCCGGGAATGGATGCCGATGATCTGATGTATATGTGGGAAATTGTTCAACGAAGCGGATACATAGATATATGGCGCTTCCAGACCTCCGAGGATATTGCCCAAAGCTTTAAAATCATGGAACAGAAAGTACCACCGGAATGGATCGGAAAAGACGCCACCTATTCCACCGGCTGCACCAAGGAAATGCGCATTGCCCAGCAGGTCCAGAAAGAGAACCCGGAAATGCAACTCATAGGGCCAGCTGTGGATAAATTCATGCGCCGGGATGAATATGGGGTGGGCTCCATGTACGATCAGCGCTTGGGCGGGGTACCGGAAAGACGGAGGTCGGATAGACGAAAGAGTGGACGCCGTGAATGA
- a CDS encoding helix-turn-helix domain-containing protein, producing the protein MIKKKVSSGIPGLDRLLNGLFIGDNVVWYDDAGSLAYPFCMKFIEASHQQSKPIVYVSFDRSPKNLIQTLGPLADNPQLTILDCFTNGKGDKAEVFNKFYEKDGAQWPYQVIRVTDPWKPDTVLDAIDALHRNLSGDVRFVMESLTGMQDLWEGEDQILKFYSHSCPRLYEMDTIAYWIIEKNAHSSRIRAHINQIAQVAVDLTMTQGRSCIKLLKADKRYPADLGIPVPYSCENGEIQLRKAETKKAVILDLGQAVKAFRSHQGMSQRELARLAGVTPSTISQIESNHVFPSLPALYRIAENLSVDVASFFKPRIPGPRDIFSSDESVRIIRSDLDKNSIEIAQLTPPDLDLPMDAFLITFLPGKRLNAHFMVHKGPELGHLVSGRLELVLDNRAQDMSAGDTIFLGKDFPSQWVNPLTEPATLFWVNMTAQ; encoded by the coding sequence ATGATTAAAAAAAAGGTATCTTCAGGAATCCCCGGATTGGACCGGCTACTTAACGGACTGTTTATCGGTGACAACGTGGTCTGGTATGATGACGCCGGCAGCCTGGCCTATCCCTTTTGCATGAAATTTATTGAGGCGTCCCACCAGCAGAGCAAACCCATTGTGTATGTTTCCTTTGACAGGTCGCCAAAAAATCTTATTCAGACCCTGGGGCCCCTGGCGGATAACCCCCAGCTGACTATTCTGGACTGCTTTACCAACGGCAAGGGTGACAAGGCCGAAGTGTTCAATAAATTTTACGAGAAAGACGGCGCCCAGTGGCCTTATCAGGTTATCCGGGTGACTGATCCCTGGAAGCCGGATACGGTGCTTGACGCCATTGACGCCCTGCACCGCAATCTTTCCGGGGATGTGCGATTTGTTATGGAAAGTCTCACTGGTATGCAGGATCTGTGGGAAGGAGAAGATCAAATCCTGAAATTTTATTCCCATTCCTGTCCCAGGCTTTATGAAATGGATACCATTGCCTATTGGATCATTGAAAAAAACGCCCATTCGAGCCGGATCAGGGCTCATATCAATCAGATCGCCCAGGTGGCGGTGGATTTGACCATGACCCAGGGCCGATCATGCATTAAGCTTCTTAAAGCAGACAAACGCTACCCTGCAGATTTGGGTATCCCGGTTCCATATTCTTGTGAAAACGGGGAAATCCAACTCCGGAAAGCCGAAACAAAAAAAGCTGTTATCCTGGATCTGGGCCAGGCAGTTAAGGCGTTCCGCAGCCACCAGGGAATGTCCCAGAGAGAGTTGGCCCGCCTGGCCGGGGTTACCCCCTCCACCATTTCACAGATTGAGAGCAATCATGTGTTTCCGTCTTTACCGGCGCTTTACCGCATTGCCGAAAATCTGTCCGTGGATGTGGCCTCGTTTTTCAAGCCCCGGATTCCCGGTCCCAGGGATATCTTTTCCAGTGATGAATCCGTGCGCATCATTCGATCGGATCTGGATAAAAACAGTATTGAAATCGCCCAGTTGACCCCACCGGACCTGGATTTGCCCATGGATGCCTTTTTGATCACCTTTCTTCCGGGAAAACGGCTCAATGCACATTTCATGGTTCACAAAGGTCCTGAACTGGGACACCTGGTGTCCGGTCGCCTTGAGCTGGTTTTGGATAACAGGGCGCAGGACATGTCAGCGGGGGACACCATTTTCCTGGGTAAAGATTTCCCAAGTCAGTGGGTCAATCCCCTGACAGAGCCTGCCACCCTGTTTTGGGTCAATATGACAGCCCAATGA
- a CDS encoding glutamate synthase-related protein codes for MDMRFSKSNDALGTKNRGDVCESSLCTLCRADCVGKCETWLSSMTGRKLLYPRSFGLVTAGANNTSHVGVSYNSLRVQGYAYGSSGLADGLTNDPDDCVFPNVSLETEFGKKQKTKIKMPLMTGALGSTFIAEKYWDSFAIGGALVGIPVVIGENVVGVDRNSEISDIETKQGKIKNAPELDRRIDTYLRYYDGYGAIIVQLNVEDTRNGVAEYVVDKYGDKCIIELKWGQGAKNIGGEIQVRSLEYATFLKNRGYVVDPDPTKEDVRQGFEQGAIKSFARHSRLGGTNLSSVDQVQEDFMNSVAYLRNIGFERITLKTGSYGMEELAMAIKFATDAELDLLTIDGSGGGTGMSPWNMMQSWGVPSIILHAKAHEYASLLSAKGKSVVDMSFAGGFALEDHIFKALAVGAPYTKLVCMGRAIMIPGFLGANIEGAIYPERRAEVNGNWNELPKNVLEVGKTADEIFACYHDLEDKLGKDEMKNIPYGAIAFYTLADKLGCGLQQLMAGARKFSLNKITRQEIFSGNRETAKETGIPHVADVNDESARKILNS; via the coding sequence ATGGATATGAGATTTTCAAAAAGCAATGATGCACTTGGAACCAAAAACAGAGGAGATGTCTGTGAATCAAGCCTGTGTACCCTGTGCAGGGCTGACTGCGTCGGAAAATGCGAAACCTGGTTATCCAGCATGACAGGCCGGAAACTGCTGTATCCCCGGAGCTTTGGCCTGGTAACCGCCGGGGCTAACAACACCAGCCATGTAGGGGTTTCTTACAACAGCTTGAGGGTTCAGGGGTATGCATATGGGTCCAGCGGCTTGGCAGACGGACTCACTAACGACCCCGATGACTGTGTTTTCCCCAATGTTTCCCTGGAAACCGAATTTGGCAAAAAACAAAAGACCAAGATAAAAATGCCTTTAATGACCGGCGCATTAGGTTCCACATTCATCGCAGAAAAATATTGGGATTCCTTTGCCATTGGCGGTGCACTTGTAGGGATCCCCGTGGTCATCGGGGAGAACGTTGTGGGTGTTGACCGCAACTCTGAAATTTCAGACATCGAAACCAAGCAGGGAAAAATAAAAAATGCTCCGGAGCTGGACCGCCGTATTGATACCTACCTGCGGTACTATGACGGGTACGGCGCCATCATTGTTCAGCTCAATGTGGAAGATACCAGAAACGGCGTGGCCGAATACGTTGTGGACAAGTATGGCGACAAATGCATCATTGAGTTGAAATGGGGACAGGGAGCTAAAAATATCGGCGGGGAAATCCAAGTGCGCTCCCTGGAATACGCAACTTTTCTGAAAAATCGCGGTTACGTAGTGGACCCGGATCCCACAAAAGAGGATGTCCGTCAAGGATTTGAGCAGGGCGCCATCAAGTCCTTTGCCCGCCACAGTCGGCTGGGAGGTACCAACCTTTCCTCTGTGGACCAGGTTCAGGAGGATTTCATGAATAGTGTGGCGTACCTGCGCAACATCGGGTTCGAACGGATCACTCTGAAAACAGGTTCCTACGGTATGGAAGAATTGGCCATGGCCATTAAATTTGCCACGGATGCGGAACTGGATCTGCTCACCATTGACGGCTCCGGCGGTGGCACCGGCATGAGCCCCTGGAACATGATGCAGAGTTGGGGAGTTCCTTCCATCATCCTCCATGCAAAAGCCCATGAATACGCAAGTCTTTTGTCTGCCAAGGGGAAAAGCGTGGTGGACATGTCCTTTGCCGGCGGTTTTGCATTGGAAGATCATATATTTAAAGCCCTGGCTGTAGGCGCACCCTACACCAAGCTGGTGTGCATGGGCCGGGCAATCATGATACCGGGCTTTTTAGGAGCCAATATTGAAGGGGCTATCTACCCGGAACGCCGGGCCGAGGTCAATGGAAACTGGAATGAACTGCCAAAAAATGTTCTGGAAGTAGGCAAAACTGCAGATGAAATTTTTGCATGCTACCACGATCTGGAAGATAAACTCGGCAAGGATGAAATGAAAAATATTCCCTATGGTGCCATTGCCTTCTACACCCTGGCGGATAAGCTGGGATGCGGCCTGCAGCAGCTCATGGCAGGGGCCAGAAAATTTTCACTGAACAAAATCACCCGGCAGGAAATTTTTTCCGGAAACCGGGAAACTGCCAAAGAGACAGGAATCCCGCATGTCGCAGACGTTAACGATGAAAGTGCCAGAAAAATCCTGAACTCATAA
- a CDS encoding YfcE family phosphodiesterase, with amino-acid sequence MERILVFADIHGFFPAWLTVKALAGPGDAVAIAGDLFDTRYGNYNEPDFAPDQIRSMITDLDFKLFYIYGNCDVEGFCKGFSHELNFKAFDKTIFMHHGHKDPLIIPQRTDIVIQGHTHLPQLEKHQNRIHLNPGSIAVPRNDIPTFAVIDSNSVSLMALSGKKLASLNF; translated from the coding sequence ATGGAACGGATTTTAGTATTTGCGGATATTCACGGATTTTTCCCGGCGTGGTTGACTGTAAAAGCGTTAGCCGGTCCAGGCGACGCCGTTGCCATTGCAGGGGATTTGTTTGATACAAGGTATGGCAACTACAATGAGCCTGATTTTGCCCCGGACCAGATCCGGTCAATGATTACCGACCTGGATTTTAAACTTTTTTATATTTACGGCAATTGTGACGTGGAAGGATTCTGTAAAGGATTTTCCCATGAACTGAATTTTAAGGCCTTTGATAAAACCATCTTCATGCATCACGGGCATAAGGATCCCCTGATAATTCCCCAAAGAACGGATATCGTTATCCAGGGGCACACCCACCTGCCCCAGTTAGAAAAACATCAAAATCGGATCCACCTGAATCCAGGCTCCATTGCAGTTCCCAGAAACGATATACCCACCTTCGCTGTCATTGACAGCAACAGTGTAAGTCTGATGGCGCTGTCCGGTAAAAAGCTGGCATCACTAAACTTTTAG
- a CDS encoding M48 family metallopeptidase: protein MFLSEQTITNIILVTIIVDFTMNYVADRLNIGSLTTHLPEKFSDVYDQKRYEQSQHYLKATTRLGTITSTIDLGILLTFWFLGGFGALDSFVRGTGWSSIGCGLLFIGLLAGCKFIISLPFSIYSTFVVEEKFGFNKTTPKLFVLDLLKSIILSLALGIPLLSGIFWFLESTGPWAWMICWGVTTAFMLAVQYIVPTWIMPLFNKFTPLEDSELKNKLFAYAKTIDFPLTQIFVMDGSKRSTKSNAFFTGFGKNKRIVLFDTLINAHTPDELLAVLAHEMGHFKKKHIQRRLIFGILQMGGVFYLLSLFITQQSLFTAFYVDTPSIYAGLVFFSILFSPVDLIISIIMQFFSRKDEYEADRFAALTTKEAGALITALKKLSADNLSNLTPHPFYVFLNYSHPPLAQRVAAMEKIEGMV from the coding sequence ATGTTTTTATCTGAGCAGACGATCACCAACATTATTCTTGTTACGATCATTGTTGATTTTACAATGAATTATGTGGCTGATCGTCTGAACATCGGCAGCCTCACAACGCATCTGCCCGAAAAATTTTCAGATGTCTATGACCAGAAACGGTATGAACAGTCCCAGCATTATCTTAAGGCCACCACCCGATTGGGGACGATCACGTCGACCATTGATCTTGGTATCCTTTTAACGTTCTGGTTTCTGGGCGGATTCGGCGCCCTTGATAGTTTTGTCAGGGGAACCGGATGGTCTTCCATTGGCTGCGGACTTTTATTCATAGGTCTCCTGGCAGGATGCAAATTCATTATATCCCTGCCCTTTTCCATCTATTCCACCTTTGTCGTAGAAGAAAAATTCGGTTTTAATAAAACCACACCAAAACTTTTTGTACTGGATCTGCTAAAATCCATAATTTTATCCTTGGCATTAGGCATCCCTTTGCTGTCTGGCATATTCTGGTTTCTGGAAAGCACGGGTCCCTGGGCCTGGATGATTTGCTGGGGTGTGACCACAGCTTTTATGCTGGCAGTTCAATACATTGTTCCCACATGGATCATGCCTTTGTTCAATAAGTTCACACCCCTTGAAGACAGTGAATTAAAAAATAAACTTTTTGCCTATGCAAAAACCATTGATTTTCCCTTGACTCAGATTTTTGTCATGGACGGCTCCAAGCGCAGTACCAAGTCCAATGCGTTTTTCACAGGTTTTGGAAAAAACAAACGCATTGTGCTGTTTGACACCCTGATCAACGCCCATACACCGGACGAACTTTTAGCCGTACTTGCCCATGAAATGGGACATTTCAAAAAAAAGCATATCCAGCGCCGCCTGATTTTCGGCATTCTTCAGATGGGGGGTGTTTTTTATCTTCTGTCTTTATTCATCACCCAGCAAAGCCTTTTTACGGCATTTTATGTGGATACGCCATCCATATATGCCGGTCTTGTTTTTTTCAGTATTCTTTTTTCCCCGGTTGACCTAATCATCTCCATTATCATGCAGTTCTTCTCAAGAAAAGATGAGTACGAAGCAGATCGATTTGCCGCTTTGACAACAAAAGAGGCCGGGGCCTTGATAACGGCTTTAAAAAAACTGAGTGCCGATAATCTTTCCAACCTTACCCCGCACCCCTTTTATGTATTTTTAAATTACTCCCATCCGCCACTGGCCCAACGTGTTGCAGCCATGGAAAAAATTGAAGGCATGGTCTGA
- a CDS encoding integration host factor subunit alpha: MALTKTIIAEKIQNELDLSRTVAYDIMEDFLEIIKETISNGEDIMISGFGKFCVNEKKARKGRNPATDEEMTLPARRVVTFKCSGKLRDLINSDTQ; this comes from the coding sequence ATGGCGCTGACCAAAACTATTATAGCAGAAAAAATACAAAATGAACTGGACCTGTCAAGAACCGTTGCCTATGACATCATGGAAGACTTTCTTGAAATTATAAAGGAGACCATTTCAAATGGTGAAGATATTATGATTTCAGGTTTCGGCAAATTTTGTGTAAATGAAAAAAAAGCAAGAAAGGGACGCAACCCTGCAACGGATGAAGAGATGACGCTTCCGGCCAGGCGGGTTGTCACCTTTAAATGTTCCGGAAAACTTCGGGATTTGATCAATTCCGATACACAATAG
- the purB gene encoding adenylosuccinate lyase has product MKQVLSITPIDGRYARLTGVLSNIFSESGLIHHRIHVELKWLKFLITDLKVHEMVQVDQSLDLSGLDALIDALIDDFSEDSALRVKEIESRTNHDVKAVEYFIKEKLDAAGLAPIREWVHFACTSEDINNTAYGLMLKKGKDLVVELLKTFVAEIEKKALVYKSIPMMSRTHGQAATPTTPGKEFINFAWRLNQEIQVLESTKIQSKINGATGNYNAHVFAFPEIDWIAASERFIQDSLGLEPILFTTQINPNTALSKVLHAMVRAAAVMIDFDRDMWGYISLGYFKLRVKEGETGSSTMPHKVNPIDFENSEGNMGLAISMMEHLAVKLQKSRFQRDLSDSTVLRSLGTVFGYFTIGMKNAMKGLSKVDLNQEVLERDLDDNPELLAEPFQTVMRVYGEDNPYERLKDLTRGRKIQKEDLARFVDGLEKVPPEVKERMRALSPQTYLGLAESLVDRYFKKKS; this is encoded by the coding sequence ATGAAACAGGTGTTATCCATCACACCCATAGACGGACGTTATGCCCGTCTTACCGGTGTTCTTTCAAATATTTTCAGTGAATCCGGACTAATTCACCATAGGATTCATGTTGAACTTAAGTGGCTGAAATTTCTGATAACGGATTTAAAGGTCCATGAGATGGTACAGGTTGATCAGTCCTTGGATTTATCAGGGTTGGATGCGTTGATAGATGCTTTGATAGATGATTTTAGTGAGGATTCTGCGCTTAGGGTCAAGGAGATAGAATCCAGGACCAACCATGATGTAAAGGCCGTGGAATATTTTATTAAAGAAAAATTGGATGCTGCAGGGCTGGCTCCAATACGGGAATGGGTGCATTTTGCATGCACTTCCGAAGATATTAATAATACGGCATACGGACTTATGCTTAAAAAAGGCAAGGACCTGGTGGTTGAGCTGCTTAAAACCTTTGTGGCGGAAATTGAAAAAAAAGCCCTGGTTTATAAAAGTATTCCAATGATGTCCCGCACCCATGGGCAAGCTGCTACCCCCACGACCCCGGGAAAAGAGTTTATCAATTTTGCCTGGCGCTTGAACCAGGAAATTCAGGTTCTGGAAAGCACTAAAATACAGTCAAAAATAAATGGGGCTACGGGTAATTACAACGCCCATGTGTTTGCGTTTCCCGAAATTGACTGGATAGCCGCATCTGAAAGGTTCATTCAGGATTCCCTGGGCCTTGAACCCATTTTATTTACCACCCAGATAAATCCAAATACGGCTCTGTCCAAGGTGCTTCATGCCATGGTACGGGCGGCGGCAGTGATGATTGATTTTGACCGTGACATGTGGGGATATATCAGTTTAGGATACTTCAAACTGCGGGTTAAGGAAGGAGAAACCGGATCATCCACAATGCCCCATAAGGTCAATCCCATTGATTTTGAGAATAGTGAAGGCAATATGGGTCTTGCGATTTCAATGATGGAACACCTGGCGGTTAAACTACAGAAATCCCGGTTCCAGAGGGACTTGAGCGACAGCACCGTGCTACGTAGTCTTGGTACAGTGTTCGGGTATTTTACCATTGGGATGAAAAATGCCATGAAGGGTCTGTCAAAAGTGGATTTAAACCAGGAGGTGCTTGAAAGGGATCTTGATGATAACCCCGAACTTCTGGCCGAACCGTTTCAAACCGTTATGCGGGTATATGGCGAGGATAATCCATATGAACGGCTCAAAGACCTGACCCGTGGCCGAAAAATTCAGAAAGAGGATTTAGCCCGGTTTGTGGACGGACTTGAAAAGGTGCCGCCTGAGGTTAAAGAACGCATGAGGGCGCTTTCACCCCAGACATACTTGGGACTGGCCGAATCCCTTGTGGACAGGTATTTCAAGAAAAAATCATAA
- the amrA gene encoding AmmeMemoRadiSam system protein A, whose amino-acid sequence MISDKQGQILLKIARASIAEELGLPVDSTKLELNHPFLDVKQGLFVTLHKNGVLRGCIGVIEPVESLKTGVGKTAKLAAFNDSRFPPLTDDEFDLVDLEISLLSLPEKFEYHTAKELIQRLVPFKDGVIIKKGSRQAIFLPQVWEQLPDAASFLSHLCIKAGLDADEWMKGSLIVHTYRVHSFCETR is encoded by the coding sequence ATGATAAGTGACAAACAAGGGCAGATACTGCTTAAAATAGCTCGCGCCAGTATTGCCGAAGAACTTGGTCTTCCTGTGGATTCAACAAAACTTGAATTGAATCATCCCTTTTTGGACGTTAAACAGGGTCTGTTTGTGACCCTGCATAAAAACGGTGTCTTAAGGGGATGTATCGGTGTAATAGAACCGGTTGAATCCCTGAAGACAGGGGTTGGGAAAACCGCAAAGCTTGCTGCTTTTAACGATTCCCGTTTTCCACCCCTTACCGATGATGAATTTGATCTGGTGGATCTGGAAATCAGTCTTTTGTCATTGCCTGAAAAATTTGAATACCATACGGCAAAAGAGTTGATCCAAAGGCTTGTGCCGTTCAAGGATGGCGTTATTATTAAAAAAGGAAGCAGACAGGCGATCTTTCTTCCCCAGGTATGGGAGCAATTGCCTGACGCTGCTTCATTTTTATCCCATTTGTGCATCAAAGCCGGGCTTGATGCCGATGAGTGGATGAAAGGCAGCCTAATCGTCCATACTTACAGGGTGCATTCGTTTTGTGAAACTCGATGA
- a CDS encoding Trp family transcriptional regulator, with product MRIDQELLEVILSIENKDELDLFFEEIFTPAELSDLSLRWKLLKDLHAGMTQRKIAEKYGISLCKITRGSKVLKKNGSVALKVLDSMN from the coding sequence ATGCGCATAGATCAGGAACTACTGGAAGTCATTTTATCCATCGAAAATAAAGATGAACTGGACCTTTTTTTTGAAGAAATTTTTACACCGGCGGAACTTTCGGATCTTTCTTTACGCTGGAAGCTTTTAAAAGATCTGCATGCAGGTATGACCCAGCGGAAAATCGCTGAAAAATACGGCATCAGCCTGTGTAAAATTACAAGGGGTTCAAAGGTGCTGAAAAAAAATGGTTCTGTTGCACTTAAAGTACTGGATTCAATGAATTGA